In Solirubrobacterales bacterium, the following are encoded in one genomic region:
- a CDS encoding CDP-alcohol phosphatidyltransferase family protein, producing MASTEDGRSGRRLVGLDRSGPKPRATRRGQPLRPLTIPNLVGYLRLAGIPVFLYLALSSDDGQTAATAILFLAISAADYLDGFIARATGQYSRMGALLDPLVDRLTVLAGVVVTWKFELLPRWALAVLALREIFTLILAQLALRRGVDLEINWVGRWSVWLTMGGIFLALATDAWVGPAMFLVGLAGSLLATALYLKTGLAKARPPG from the coding sequence ATGGCCTCGACTGAGGACGGCCGGTCCGGCAGGCGGCTCGTCGGCCTCGATCGCTCGGGGCCGAAGCCGAGGGCCACGCGCCGCGGCCAGCCGCTGCGGCCGCTGACGATTCCAAACCTGGTCGGCTATCTGAGGTTGGCTGGGATTCCGGTGTTCCTGTACCTGGCGCTCAGCTCCGACGACGGGCAGACGGCGGCGACGGCGATTCTCTTCCTGGCCATCTCGGCGGCCGACTACCTGGACGGGTTCATCGCCCGGGCTACGGGCCAGTACAGCCGCATGGGGGCCCTGCTCGACCCGCTGGTCGACCGCCTGACGGTGCTGGCCGGGGTCGTGGTCACCTGGAAGTTCGAGCTGTTGCCTCGCTGGGCGCTCGCAGTGCTCGCGCTTCGCGAGATATTCACGCTCATCCTCGCCCAGCTTGCACTGCGCCGCGGCGTCGACCTGGAGATCAACTGGGTCGGACGGTGGTCGGTCTGGCTGACCATGGGCGGCATCTTCCTGGCGCTGGCAACCGACGCTTGGGTCGGCCCCGCGATGTTCCTCGTCGGCCTGGCCGGCTCACTGCTCGCTACGGCCCTGTACCTCAAGACGGGGCTGGCCAAGGCCCGTCCGCCCGGTTGA
- a CDS encoding MerR family transcriptional regulator — protein sequence MAVTTRSDEGKAAPGRARASGSDSGSASRPRKALTIGAVSKILSQEFDDISISKIRYLEDQKLLSPRRTQGGYRLYSQTDVERLRAILRMQRDEFLPLRVIRQELATGDFTGSRRGSEAAATRRAGSVEAPVSVLTLDELLDQAGVSEGLLRELQEFGIVQPARQDGRTVYDETDLEIVRAAAELSRFGVAGRNLRVFVSSADREAALLQQLVGAALRSRSQARRKEAIENLESLAAVCGHLKHLLLVRDLRRLKG from the coding sequence GTGGCCGTCACAACCAGAAGCGACGAGGGCAAGGCGGCACCGGGCCGGGCAAGAGCGTCCGGCTCGGACAGCGGGTCGGCATCCCGGCCGCGGAAGGCGCTGACCATCGGCGCCGTGTCCAAGATCTTGAGCCAGGAGTTCGACGACATCTCGATCTCCAAGATTCGCTACCTCGAGGACCAGAAGCTCCTCTCGCCCCGTCGGACGCAGGGTGGCTACCGGCTCTACAGCCAGACCGACGTCGAGCGCCTGCGGGCGATCCTGCGCATGCAGCGCGACGAGTTCCTGCCCCTGCGGGTGATCCGCCAGGAGCTGGCCACCGGCGACTTCACCGGCTCGCGCCGCGGCAGCGAGGCCGCGGCGACCCGCAGGGCGGGGTCCGTGGAGGCCCCGGTCTCGGTGCTCACGCTGGACGAGTTGCTCGATCAAGCCGGTGTGTCGGAGGGGCTCCTGCGCGAGCTTCAGGAGTTCGGCATCGTGCAGCCCGCGCGCCAGGACGGCAGGACGGTGTACGACGAAACAGACCTGGAGATCGTCCGGGCTGCCGCGGAGCTCTCGCGATTCGGCGTCGCCGGCCGCAACCTGCGCGTCTTCGTCAGCTCGGCGGACCGCGAGGCGGCGCTGCTCCAACAGCTCGTCGGTGCGGCGCTGCGGTCACGCAGCCAGGCTCGACGCAAGGAGGCGATCGAGAACCTGGAGAGCCTGGCGGCGGTTTGCGGGCATCTGAAGCACCTGCTCCTCGTCCGCGACCTCCGCCGCCTCAAGGGGTAG
- a CDS encoding PaaI family thioesterase has translation MAEEIQSPGRDGPGELIGIEYQESADDEVRARVEVSDTVRQPFGLVHGGVYAVIAESICSRATWRAVRHEGMLAMGQSNNATFLRPIAEGHMNAVARPRHRGRTTWVWDVEISDDQGRPCTLIRMTVAVRPNRETGS, from the coding sequence GTGGCGGAGGAGATTCAGTCCCCGGGACGGGATGGGCCAGGGGAACTGATCGGCATCGAGTACCAGGAAAGCGCGGACGACGAGGTTCGGGCTCGTGTCGAGGTGAGTGACACCGTCCGGCAGCCCTTCGGGCTCGTGCACGGGGGCGTGTACGCGGTGATCGCAGAGAGCATCTGCTCCCGCGCCACCTGGCGGGCGGTCCGCCACGAGGGCATGCTCGCGATGGGGCAGTCGAACAACGCCACCTTCCTTCGCCCGATCGCCGAGGGCCACATGAACGCGGTGGCCCGCCCGCGCCACCGTGGCCGAACCACCTGGGTGTGGGATGTCGAGATCAGCGACGATCAAGGCCGCCCCTGCACCCTGATCCGGATGACGGTGGCGGTGCGCCCTAACCGCGAAACCGGTTCGTAA
- a CDS encoding SRPBCC family protein, producing MRASEAPAPRPRPPPPQGVALPKVSRSRVIAAPPDRVWALVSDPHHLPRWWPRTVRVEDVRQVQGGQRSRWTTVLGTERGKGVRVDYRCTGATHGERYVWEQDIEGTPFEKILRSAALEINLQGRDGSTVVALVGSERLRGLSRLGSPMMRRAIGKRLNEALDGIERALT from the coding sequence TTGCGGGCATCTGAAGCACCTGCTCCTCGTCCGCGACCTCCGCCGCCTCAAGGGGTAGCGCTGCCCAAAGTCAGCCGCTCGAGGGTGATCGCCGCGCCGCCGGACCGGGTCTGGGCACTGGTCTCCGACCCTCATCATCTGCCACGTTGGTGGCCGCGGACGGTGCGGGTCGAGGACGTGCGCCAGGTGCAGGGCGGGCAGCGCAGCCGCTGGACCACCGTGCTCGGCACCGAGCGAGGCAAGGGCGTGCGGGTCGACTATCGGTGCACCGGCGCCACGCACGGTGAGCGCTACGTGTGGGAGCAGGACATCGAGGGAACGCCCTTTGAGAAGATCCTGCGCTCTGCGGCGCTTGAGATCAATCTCCAAGGCCGGGATGGGAGCACGGTGGTCGCGCTGGTCGGCAGCGAGAGGCTGCGCGGCCTCTCGCGGCTCGGCTCGCCGATGATGCGCCGGGCGATCGGCAAACGGCTCAACGAGGCATTGGACGGCATCGAACGGGCCCTCACATGA
- a CDS encoding FAD-binding oxidoreductase yields the protein MTPAEHAAGHMKWWGWGDPAKRAELGPEAMAMLRSELGEPEPAERAELDEVVMPEARSLPAEIAETVGAGALLDGREHRIRRAAGRGYPDLVRLRAGRLDDAPDAVVLPGSAAEVKRVLEICAHEGIAVVPFGGGTSVVGGVEPLRAGFERLVSLDLRRLRDVVVDRRSLIAALGPGLRGPEAEETLNAQGVTLGHFPQSFEYATIGGFAATRSAGQASSGYGRFDELVTSIGLTAPEGDLRTLETPHSAAGPALRELVVGSEGALGVITQVAARVRPVPERRHYEAWMAADFASGAEVMRLLAQDDALPDVVRLSDETETRLSLALSGTTGPKRALLTSYLRFRRRAEGCLIVCGWEGESEAVERRRALSARVLRSGSAASLGGAPGRAWERGRYEGPYLRDELLDLGCMAETLETAHTWSRLGQLYEGVRAAIGAALAGQGTPGIVFCHLSHAYRDGASLYFTFLARRRPGAEIEQWQAAKAAACEAIVEAGGTITHHHAVGRDHLHYMPAEVGELGIEVLRAAKERLDPTGIMNPGKLVP from the coding sequence ATGACTCCGGCGGAGCATGCCGCCGGCCATATGAAGTGGTGGGGGTGGGGGGATCCGGCGAAGCGGGCCGAGCTCGGTCCCGAAGCCATGGCCATGCTGCGCTCCGAGCTCGGCGAGCCCGAGCCGGCGGAGCGGGCCGAGCTGGACGAGGTCGTGATGCCCGAGGCGCGATCCCTTCCCGCCGAGATCGCCGAGACAGTCGGGGCCGGGGCCCTGCTGGATGGTCGCGAGCACCGGATACGGCGCGCCGCCGGCCGTGGCTACCCCGACCTGGTCCGCCTTCGCGCAGGGAGGCTCGACGACGCTCCAGACGCGGTCGTGCTGCCGGGAAGCGCCGCCGAGGTCAAACGAGTGCTCGAGATCTGCGCACACGAGGGCATCGCCGTGGTCCCCTTCGGCGGTGGCACGAGCGTGGTCGGCGGGGTCGAACCGCTGCGAGCCGGCTTCGAGCGACTGGTGTCCCTGGATCTTCGCCGGCTGCGGGACGTCGTCGTCGACCGGCGCTCGCTGATAGCGGCGCTGGGCCCTGGGCTCCGCGGCCCGGAGGCCGAGGAGACTCTCAACGCGCAGGGGGTCACGCTTGGGCACTTCCCGCAGTCGTTCGAGTACGCGACGATCGGCGGCTTCGCCGCCACCCGCTCTGCCGGCCAGGCGTCGAGCGGCTATGGGCGCTTCGACGAGCTGGTCACCTCGATCGGCCTCACCGCGCCGGAGGGCGATCTGCGCACGCTCGAGACCCCGCACAGCGCGGCCGGTCCGGCGCTGCGCGAGCTGGTCGTGGGCTCGGAGGGTGCGCTGGGGGTGATCACGCAGGTGGCCGCCCGGGTCCGCCCAGTTCCGGAGCGGCGCCACTACGAGGCATGGATGGCGGCCGACTTCGCCTCGGGAGCCGAGGTGATGCGCCTGCTCGCCCAGGACGATGCGCTTCCGGACGTCGTGCGACTCTCCGACGAGACAGAGACGCGACTCTCGTTGGCGCTCTCGGGGACAACCGGGCCGAAGCGGGCACTGCTCACCAGCTACCTACGGTTCCGCCGCCGCGCGGAAGGCTGCCTGATCGTTTGCGGCTGGGAGGGCGAGTCGGAGGCCGTGGAGCGGCGCCGCGCACTGTCGGCAAGGGTGCTGCGCTCGGGCAGCGCCGCGAGCTTGGGCGGGGCGCCGGGGCGCGCCTGGGAGCGGGGGCGCTACGAGGGCCCCTATCTGCGGGACGAGCTTCTCGACCTCGGCTGCATGGCCGAGACCCTCGAGACGGCGCACACCTGGAGCCGCCTCGGCCAGCTGTACGAGGGGGTTCGCGCGGCGATCGGCGCCGCGCTGGCCGGGCAGGGGACCCCGGGGATCGTCTTCTGCCATCTCTCGCACGCCTACCGGGACGGCGCCTCGCTGTATTTCACCTTCCTGGCCCGCCGCCGGCCGGGCGCCGAGATCGAGCAGTGGCAGGCCGCCAAGGCCGCGGCCTGTGAGGCGATCGTGGAGGCGGGGGGGACGATCACCCATCACCATGCGGTGGGCCGCGATCACCTCCACTACATGCCGGCCGAGGTGGGGGAGCTGGGAATCGAGGTCCTGCGTGCGGCCAAGGAGCGCCTCGACCCCACCGGGATCATGAACCCCGGCAAGCTGGTTCCCTAG
- a CDS encoding FHA domain-containing protein, which yields MALHCSECGFVNPEGANYCQKCGAYLGRPEGEDASTMAYKVGETGEYEPVDVTDEVDRAGAALVVRSGGGRAGESFTVDRDRMSIGRTPDAAVFLDDVTVSRNHALIVRRDDGLYIDDLGSLNGTYVNRRRIESHKLDDGDEIQVGKYKLSYLER from the coding sequence GTGGCTCTGCACTGCTCGGAGTGCGGATTCGTCAACCCTGAGGGCGCCAACTACTGCCAGAAGTGCGGCGCGTACCTGGGTCGCCCGGAGGGCGAGGACGCCTCCACGATGGCCTACAAGGTGGGGGAGACGGGCGAGTACGAGCCGGTCGATGTCACCGACGAGGTCGACAGGGCCGGCGCGGCTCTGGTCGTCCGGTCCGGCGGCGGCCGTGCCGGCGAAAGCTTCACAGTGGACCGCGACCGGATGAGCATCGGGCGCACTCCGGACGCCGCGGTATTCCTGGATGACGTGACCGTGTCGCGCAACCACGCGCTGATCGTCCGTCGCGACGACGGCCTGTACATCGACGACCTCGGCTCGCTGAACGGCACCTACGTGAATCGCCGGCGGATCGAATCCCACAAGCTCGACGACGGCGACGAGATCCAGGTCGGGAAATACAAGCTCAGCTACCTGGAGCGCTGA